One segment of Purpureocillium takamizusanense chromosome 7, complete sequence DNA contains the following:
- a CDS encoding uncharacterized protein (COG:S~EggNog:ENOG503NUXN), whose product MSSANPLGPFGSGHAPSLESQPREEVQDQPGVISDTPDDDEDSAFEDQDGAQAALQPAISSAASHLTSCQTPAVEKAAVLEAVPDSGRFDRAIAEAEAEDSDPLPPKPHLPIEASRATQGARPGKPILNLGRLPSSHENGVHPLPSPWVSGPKDIIIDDKAGRSSQTRSVLNSAFGPTRQRRSRSAGQEALKRLSKALPSINMPTNFLPSLPSSFFSSFTGDHKPGQTSMARPTTTCSSPSVSLLQQLKQPQDHRMKPRIAGTQTPLPAQSRPPVLRKVTSDDSMLYHSLSRASSLGDDERFQDVREMVNIRFMAIRDSLPDVPTFRMPSLPKLNAGSRMSSISLNGFFAGWTDDTSGSQQATVSRVAAGSVPVSASKSDVLSPLDRVLEKLEGDIVVLGGYRGSVLRSADPPHQQLWAPVKLGFNLRKANLEVGLQDEDEAGMEESIIPSGMLKHIGPVDISRKLFKRLRSCANARNGRLRVWDYGYDWRLSPALSAHKLREFLAGLPSNQPGVASDSRGAIVIAHSLGGLITRHVVNQQPDLFAGVLYAGVPQRCINILGPLRNGDAVLFNEKLLTAQVNFSIRTSFVLLPDDGFCFVDKETGEQYPVDFFNADDWIKWRLSPCVATALPAYNREKLQTASPLSSLFPNSLLKGGRFERKSDGAEIGDVDENRPGQGTVEGALRKDRTIAPQLNAEGAGIGSAASLPPSPPPSPPAPERERYVCYLRRTLAATRRFRSELAHMSTHESANAYPPHAVLYGKTIPTVYAAQVNGRAGIACSDAYDDLLFRAGDGVVLAREAMLPQGYALVRGGRVSTERGHLTMLGDLPAVGRALESLVRGRMKGIGLGTRESDDSTQGRG is encoded by the coding sequence ATGAGCAGTGCCAATCCACTGGGCCCTTTCGGCTCCGGCCATGCCCCATCATTGGAATCACAACCACGAGAGGAAGTACAGGACCAACCAGGTGTCATATCCGACACAcctgacgacgatgaagattCCGCCTTTGAGGACCAGGATGGCGCGCAGGCAGCTCTTCAGCCGGCAATCAGCTCTGCGGCCAGTCATCTCACCTCGTGCCAAACGCCCGCAGTGGAAAAGGCTGCAGTTCTAGAGGCAGTTCCTGACAGTGGCCGCTTCGACCGTGCCATTGCAGAGGCCGAGGCAGAAGACAGTGATCCGCTCCCCCCGAAGCCTCATCTGCCTATCGAGGCGTCCCGGGCGACACAAGGTGCTCGGCCAGGAAAGCCCATCCTCAACCTCGGTCGGCTTCCAAGCTCACACGAAAATGGAGTGCACCCACTGCCCTCACCTTGGGTCTCAGGCCCAAAAGATatcatcatcgacgacaaggcTGGCCGTTCCAGCCAGACACGCAGCGTCCTCAACTCGGCGTTCGGTCCAACTCGCCAGCGCCGATCTAGATCCGCAGGCCAGGAAGCCCTAAAACGACTGTCCAAGGCCTTACCGTCTATCAACATGCCTACCAACTTTTTGCCATCGCTTCCCTCCTCTTTCTTTTCTAGTTTCACTGGCGATCACAAGCCTGGACAGACTAGCATGGCCCGACCAACAACGACTTGTTCTTCGCCTTCCGTATCGCTCCTGCAACAGCTGAAACAGCCCCAGGACCACCGCATGAAGCCCCGAATAGCCGGGACACAAACGCCTTTACCAGCGCAATCGAGGCCTCCGGTACTCCGAAAGGTAACATCAGATGACAGCATGCTGTACCACAGTCTATCGCGCGCTTCATCCCTGGGGGACGACGAACGGTTCCAAGACGTGCGTGAAATGGTCAATATTCGCTTCATGGCAATCAGAGACAGTCTGCCCGACGTGCCAACCTTCAGAATGCCCAGTCTACCCAAGCTAAACGCGGGATCCCGCATGTCATCCATCTCGCTCAACGGTTTCTTTGCCGGCTGGACTGACGACACGTCTGGCTCCCAACAAGCAACTGTGAGCCGTGTTGCTGCCGGAAGCGTACCGGTATCAGCGTCCAAGAGCGACGTATTGAGCCCATTGGATCGTGTTCTGGAAAAGCTCGAGGGGGATATCGTCGTTCTCGGCGGCTATCGCGGCTCTGTCCTGCGATCCGCCGATCCCCCACATCAGCAGCTTTGGGCACCTGTCAAGCTGGGCTTCAACCTGCGCAAGGCCAACCTCGAGGTCGGGCTTcaagatgaagatgaagctGGCATGGAGGAAAGCATTATACCGTCTGGGATGCTCAAACACATTGGACCTGTCGACATATCCCGCAAACTCTTCAAGCGCCTGCGTTCCTGCGCAAATGCTCGCAACGGCAGGCTGAGAGTCTGGGACTACGGCTACGATTGGCGGCTCAGCCCAGCTTTGTCTGCGCACAAGCTGCGCGAGTTTCTTGCTGGGCTGCCATCGAATCAACCGGGAGTGGCCAGCGACTCACGCGGCGCCATAGTCATTGCGCATAGTCTGGGCGGCCTGATTACCAGACATGTCGTGAACCAGCAGCCAGACCTCTTTGCCGGAGTCCTGTACGCCGGCGTGCCGCAACGGTGCATCAACATCCTCGGACCTCTTCGAAATGGCGACGCGGTGCTATTCAACGAGAAACTGTTGACGGCGCAGGTCAACTTCTCTATCCGCACGTCATTTGTGTTGCTTCCCGATGACGGCTTTTGTTTCGTTGACAAGGAGACCGGGGAGCAATACCCCGTTGACTTCTTCAACGCGGATGATTGGATCAAGTGGCGCCTGAGTCCCTGCGTGGCAACGGCCTTGCCAGCATACAACAGAGAGAAGCTGCAGACGGCGTCCCCTCTCTCATCGCTGTTTCCAAACTCATTGCTGAAGGGCGGCCGATTTGAAAGAAAGTCTGATGGTGCGGAgatcggcgacgtcgatgaaAACCGCCCAGGTCAAGGCACCGTGGAGGGTGCCCTTAGGAAGGATCGGACCATTGCACCCCAGCTCAACGCGGAGGGAGCGGGCATTGGCTCCGCCGCATctctgccgccgtctccgccgccgtctccgccggCCCCGGAGCGCGAGCGTTACGTGTGCTACCTCCGCCGCACACTGGCAGCCACTAGGAGGTTCCGCTCCGAGCTGGCACACATGTCGACTCACGAGTCTGCCAACGCATATCCGCCCCATGCGGTGCTCTACGGGAAGACAATCCCAACGGTGTACGCGGCACAGGTGAACGGTCGGGCTGGCATTGCGTGTTCTGACGCCTACGATGACCTCTTGTTTCGagcgggcgatggcgttgttctcgcgcgcgaggcaATGTTGCCGCAGGGATACGCCCTCGTTCGCGGCGGTCGGGTGAGCACCGAGCGCGGCCATCTCACCATGCTCGGCGATCTGCCGGCTGTCGGGCGAGCGCTGGAGTCATTGGTGAGGGGTAGAATGAAGGGCATCGGGCTGGGGACTAGGGAGTCGGACGACAGCACACAGGGTCGAGGCTAG
- a CDS encoding uncharacterized protein (EggNog:ENOG503P5PR) has protein sequence MGIFSQSPRLGATRLHDSHPAPKTMDRMRRTCAPRPPAAVNPNEFHLFSQLPPELRLKIWNFNLPNSRLVSIRCGSGSPSLHEAPARPSGCTTGCTSGAPIPVNLHVCAESRAEAFKSYSCAFGFARGPGQVIFNPDRDILFFGPREGYMAADSQFHTCMSMCDQDELASVRRVAISDALFWIDDTYRSMTAASLTVEVIKQLALRMSNLEHVYFVPREEDQGSDLAMVKERMACQVQMAVATVCEQLPHWRPPPCDILCLRALSKLGG, from the exons ATGGGCATATTCTCGCAGTCACCACGCCTCGGTGCTACGCGACTACACGACTCGCATCCCGCCCCGAAGACCATGGACCGCATGCGTCGCACATGTGCCCCCAGGCCGCCTGCTGCCGTCAACCCAAACGAGTTT CATCTCTTCTCCCAACTCCCCCCCGAGTTGCGCCTCAAAATCTGGAACTTCAACTTGCCCAACTCGCGCCTCGTTTCCATCCGCTGCGGCTCCGGGTCGCCGTCATTGCATGAAGCACCGGCTCGCCCGTCTGGCTGTACGACCGGATGCACATCAGGCGCGCCTATCCCCGTCAATCTTCATGTGTGCGCCGAATCCCGCGCAGAGGCTTTCAAGAGCTACAGCTGCGCCTTTGGCTTCGCACGCGGCCCGGGCCAGGTCATCTTCAACCCCGACAGAGATATCCTCTTCTTTGGCCCTCGTGAGGGCTACATGGCTGCGGATTCCCAGTTCCATACTTGCATGTCGATGTGCGACCAGGACGAGCTGGCCAGCGTTCGCCGAGTCGCCATCAGTGACGCCTTGTTCTGGATCGATGATACATACAGATCAATGACGGCCGCGAGTCTAACCGTCGAGGTGATCAAGCAACTTGCTCTGCGCATGTCCAACCTGGAGCACGTCTATTTTGTGCCACGCGAAGAGGATCAAGGCAGCGACCTTGCTATGGTCAAAGAGCGCATGGCTTGTCAAGTGCAAATGGCGGTCGCCACGGTCTGCGAACAGCTGCCGCACTGGCGTCCCCCTCCATGCGATATCCTCTGTCTGAGAGCGCTTTCAAAGCTTGGCGGCTGA